A genomic stretch from Vulpes lagopus strain Blue_001 chromosome 11, ASM1834538v1, whole genome shotgun sequence includes:
- the KISS1 gene encoding metastasis-suppressor KiSS-1: MLGSAPAPSPHRAPDLILSPSVSASGHCQHLHHLTRMNSLVSWQLMLLLCATSFRETLEKVAPMETPGPASGSDPRPSRPRPRPWPRWSGARPGDLAVPASREPSGGEDLPAYNWTIFGLRQGRRRAATPGLRG; the protein is encoded by the exons atgctgggctctgccccagcccccagcccacacCGTGCACCTGACttaattctctctccctccgtctcAGCCTCAGGACACTGCCAGCACCTGCATCATCTCACCAGGATGAACTCACTGGTTTCTTGGCAGCTAATGCTTCTCCTCTGTGCCACTTCCTTCAGGGAGACATTAGAAAAGGTGGCACCCATGGAGACTCCTGGACCT GCCAGCGGCTCGGACCCCAGGCCCTcccggcccaggcccaggccctggccccgTTGGAGTGGAGCCCGCCCAGGGGACCTCGCCGTGCCCGCCTCCCGGGAGCCCAGTGGTGGGGAGGACCTGCCCGCCTACAACTGGACCATCTTCGGCCTGCGCCAAGGCAGGCGGCGGGCCGCGACCCCGGGGCTGCGCGGGTGA
- the GOLT1A gene encoding vesicle transport protein GOT1A: MISISEWQKIGVGTTGFGIFFILFGILLYFDSVLLAFGNLLFLTGLLLIIGLRKTFSFFFQRHKLKGTSFFLGGVVIVLLRWPLLGMLLETYGFLSLFKGFFPVVFGFLGNASDIPFLSVLFRRLQGTSSMV; encoded by the exons AGATTGGTGTGGGTACCACTGGCTTCGGCATCTTCTTCATCCTCTTTGGAATACTCCTGTACTTTGATTCGGTGCTCCTGGCCTTCGGAAAC cTACTGTTCCTGACCGGCCTCTTGCTCATCATCGGCCTGAGGAAgaccttttccttcttcttccagaGGCACAAGCTCAAAGGGACCAGTTTCTTCTTGGGGGGTGTGGTCATCGTGCTTCTCCGCTGGCCCCTCCTGGGCATGTTACTGGAAACCTATGGATTTCTAAGCCTCTTCAA GGGCTTTTTCCCTGTCGTCTTTGGCTTCCTGGGCAATGCCTCTGACATCCCCTTCCTGAGTGTG CTGTTCCGGAGGCTTCAGGGCACCAGCTCAATGGTCTGA